A window from Mytilus galloprovincialis chromosome 8, xbMytGall1.hap1.1, whole genome shotgun sequence encodes these proteins:
- the LOC143042256 gene encoding uncharacterized protein LOC143042256 produces the protein MCQNIVGTADCVKQIRLMNAVRDNLTSNNFGTYITSGSFGEGLEMRGSDIDIMMVPKFYEVYEVIKPRLNPFVDYYVSMEMGDTKPGYSHLQLEHRDDFHVCEQINGKNYLSNALFKNFHWKAYDKRNTIHGPCISGEGGLLDHCICLHCHTWVSPATQWITRSSHSWPSYNVKQSIVKHGVLFVPIGVKESPNENIEWRISFSVGEKLLINTFTHTQLICYALLKIMLKDVIGSYSECKDLLCSYFMKTIMFWISEELSKCEWKTSNLISCFLRCVRRLIYCVEYSVCWHYFVPENNLFENKIRGRAREILLEKLFFLHSYGWRCILFSDQVSNFHDVMWNLKFKPHTAVSNAVEKILNSRALRHLDYSFASTDLKGMNMLHRGMNQILSCPQSPMKYMYAYYISKGCFLRAQFMLPYYTSDTNKYKYKKYKSCLSTLLQNIYHDAVSGWLMLASYFYKTKQYSKALQITMYSISKCSHEKLYPCMHILDIHHQLLKLKSFVKKEDTVYLWKKLLVDDISFARHSQLIPDELPMNEDNPPRFIPSVAYAFFLRFLCHYHQNNVRQCQDVLNDLQYIIAEHYLIAVKPFNFVPVALQLLYDLQSARQTFLQSLD, from the coding sequence ATGTGCCAAAATATAGTAGGAACAGCAGATTGTGTTAAACAAATCAGATTGATGAACGCCGTCAGGGATAATTTAACAAGTAACAATTTTGGTACATATATTACAAGTGGAAGTTTTGGCGAAGGTCTTGAAATGCGAGGCAGTGATATAGATATCATGATGGTGCCTAAATTCTACGAGGTTTATGAAGTTATAAAACCTCGTTTAAATCCATTCGTCGACTATTATGTTTCAATGGAAATGGGCGATACAAAACCTGGTTATTCTCACTTGCAACTGGAACATCGTGATGATTTTCATGTGTGTGAACAAATTAATGGTAAAAATTATCTATCTAATGCcttatttaaaaattttcactGGAAGGCGTACGATAAACGTAATACAATTCATGGACCTTGTATATCTGGCGAAGGCGGCTTACTTGACCATTGCATTTGTTTGCATTGTCATACGTGGGTATCACCTGCAACGCAGTGGATAACAAGATCAAGTCATTCTTGGCCTAGTTATAATGTCAAACAGAGTATTGTGAAACACGGGGTACTTTTCGTACCTATCGGAGTTAAAGAATCACCAAATGAGAATATAGAATGGCGAATATCCTTTTCTGTTGGTGAGAAACTTCTAATAAATACATTTACACACACTCAGTTGATATGCTATGCTCTTTTGAAAATCATGTTAAAAGATGTCATAGGTTCTTACTCCGAATGTAAAGATTTACTCTGTTCATACTTCATGAAAACAATTATGTTCTGGATATCCGAAGAGCTGTCAAAATGTGAATGGAAAACTAGCAATCTCATTTCGTGTTTCTTGCGATGTGTTAGAAGGCTGATTTATTGTGTTGAATATTCTGTTTGCTGGCATTACTTTGTTCCAGAGAACAACTTGTTTGAGAACAAAATAAGAGGTCGTGCTCGTGAAATACTTTTAGAGAAACTATTTTTCCTACACAGTTATGGTTGGCGATGCATTTTATTCTCAGATCAAGTATCCAACTTCCATGATGTCATGTGGAATTTGAAATTCAAACCACACACGGCTGTTTCAAATGCAGTGGAAAAAATACTTAATTCAAGGGCATTGCGTCATTTAGATTATAGCTTTGCTAGTACTGATTTAAAGGGCATGAATATGTTACATAGAGGAATGAATCAGATACTTTCATGTCCACAATCTccaatgaaatacatgtatgcatattaCATATCAAAGGGGTGTTTCTTGCGTGCCCAGTTTATGCTACCGTATTATACATCCGACACAAATAAGTACAAATACAAAAAGTACAAATCCTGTTTAAGTACTTTGCTACAGAATATCTACCATGATGCTGTGTCTGGATGGCTAATGCTGGCTTCATATTTCTATAAAACTAAACAATATAGCAAAGCGTTACAGATAACCATGTATTCTATATCAAAGTGTTCTCACGAAAAACTGTACCCGTGTATGCATATTTTGGATATTCATCACCAATTGCTCAAACTGAAATCCTTCGTGAAAAAGGAGGATACTGTTTATCTGTGGAAAAAGTTGCTTGTAGATGACATTAGTTTTGCACGACATTCTCAATTAATACCAGATGAACTGCCAATGAATGAAGATAATCCACCACGTTTTATTCCGTCTGTAGCGTATGCCTtctttcttcgttttctttgtcATTATCATCAAAATAATGTCCGACAATGTCAGGATGTGCTCAACGATCTACAATACATTATAGCAGAACATTATTTAATTGCAGTTAAACCTTTCAATTTTGTACCTGTTGCTTTACAGTTGTTATACGATCTTCAATCCGCTAGACAAACGTTCTTACAATCTTTAGATTAA